TGACGCTGGCCCTGCCGGTCGGGGACGGTGAGGAGCTGGTGGTGGAGACGGCCGCCGGGCGCAGGGCCGAGGACGTGCTGGGCCTGGCCCTGACGGCCACCTCGCTGGCGTCCAAGGTCTACGCGACCGGGCAGACCATCAGCAGCGACGGCCTCAGCGACGATCCCCGGTCCACCGGCGGCAGCGCCTCCGTCGTGCCGCTGGGACCGGGCTTCTTCGTGCCGGTCGGAGGCAGGGAACGGGTGCGCGGGGTGCTGCAGGTCGCCAACGAACCGGGCGGCGGGCAGTTCAACGAGGCCGTGGTGGACATGGTGAAGTCCTTCGCCGACCAGGCCGCCCTGGCCCTGGAGATCGCCGAGCACCGCCGGGACGCCGAACAGCTCGCCCTGCTGGGCGACCGGGACCGCATCGCCCGTGACCTGCACGACCTCGTCATCCAGCGGCTGTTCGCCGACGCGCTCACCCTGCAGTCCGTCCTCGTCCGCGTCAGCGGCCGGCCGGAGGCCACCGAGCGGCTGCAACGGGTCGTGGACGACCTGGACGACACCATCAAGGTCATCCGCTCGACCATCTTCGGTCTCCAGCACCGGGACCGGCCCAGCCGCGGGAGCGGGCTGCGCTCCCGGCTCACCGCGCTGGTCGACGAGGCCACCACGACGCTCGGCTTCCCGCCGGCCCTGCGCATGACGGGCCTGATCGACACCGACGTGTCCCCGTGGCACGCGGACCACCTGCTGGCCGTGCTGCGCGAGGCGCTGTCCAACGCCGCCCGGCACGCCCACGCCACCGCGGTGGAGATCGCCGTCGCGGCGGCCGAGGGAGTCCTGCGCCTGACCGTCGCCGACAACGGAGGCGGCATCGGCCCGGACGTCACCCGCAGCAGCGGCCTGACCAACATGCGCACCCGCGCCGAGGAACTGGACGGCAGCCTCGCCATCACCCCCCGCGCCCCGACCGGAACCCACGTCGAGTGGACGGTCCCCCTGAGCCCCTACCCCGGGACCCGCCCGACGAAGTGATCAAGAAGGGGTCGACCAGGGAGGGCTCAGGGCCACACCAGGCAGTACGGCTGGTGCCCCGCCTCGTGCAAGCGGTGGCTGAAGTCCTGCCACTCGTGCAGCGATTGGGGGGCGGGAGGGCGCTGACCTGGGATTTGTCCGTGGAATGCGAGTTGACCCGGGAAAACTCCTCTCGGTGGTTCTCGCGGGTCAACGCCGCTTCCCAGGCTCATGTGCCCTGAATGTGCCCTCGCGGCCTCTCAGTATTTCCTGGCGCTGTCATGCGCGGTCGTAGGCGCAGTCGCCGACGGGGGCCGGGGCGCGAGGTACCGGCCTCCGCATACGCCCCCATGCTCACGACCCGTCAGCTGCCGCCGCCTGTCGCCCGATGGTGCTGGCTCGTGGAATCAGCCGGTGCGGCGCCCGGATCTCCATGCCCGGGACGGGGGTCGAGCTGCCGATCCGCTTGAGCAGTCGTTCCACCGCCGTCTCCGCGATCACCTTCTTGTCCGGGGAGACCGTGGTGACGGACGGATTGGAGTAGCGGCCGTCCTCGATGTCGTCGTAACCGACGACGGCGACGTCCTCGGGGACGCGCAGTCCACGGGAGGCCAGGGTGTGCAGAGCACCCAGGGCGACCAGGTCGCTGTAGCAGAAGACCGCGTCGGGCGGTTCCTCCAGGTCGAGCAGGTGGGCCATGGCCGTCGCGCCGTCGGCGCGGTTGAAGCGTGGGGTGGAGACGACGAGTTCCTCGCGGACGGGCAGACCGGCCCGCTCGTGGGCCAACCAGTAGCCCCGGGTGCGCAGTTGGGCCGCCTCGCCGGTGCGGTAGGGCTGGTCGCCGATCGCGGCGACATGGCGCCGGCCGAGGCCGAGCAGATGCTCGGTCGCCTCCAGCGAGGCGGCGACGTCGTCGATGCCGATGTGGTCGAAGCTGCCGTCGCTGACCCGCTCTCCGAGCACGACGAGAGGCAGGCTCGGGTCGCGTTCGGTCAGGTCGGACTGGGCGAGGCCGAGCGGGCTGAAGATGACGCCGTCGAAGAGCAGGTGCTGGGAGCCGCGGCTGAGGAAAAGCTTCTCGTGCTCGGCGTCGCCGTCCGTCTGGTCGATCAGGACGTTGTAGCCCTGGACCCGGGCCGCACGGATGATGCCCTGCAGCAGTTCGGCGAAGTACGGGGTGTCCAGGTACGGCACCACCACCGCGATCTGACCCGAGCGGCCTGCGGCGAGGTTGCGGGCCAGAACGTTGGGCCGGTAGCCGAGCTTGTCCACGGCTTGCTGAACCCGGAGACGGGTGGCCTCGGCGACGGGCGCGTAGCCGTTGACCACGTTGGACACGGTCCGGCTGGAGACGCCGGCGAGCTCCGCGACGTCGCGGAGTGTGACGCCCTTTGCCATATGCCACCTTCATCCCGGATGTCGGTTTCAGCGCTGAAATTTTCCTCCAAGAGGTCCCCTGTGCCTCTTGCAGCGCGGCAACTTCTCGGTTAACACTTTTGCAGCGCTGCAGAGCGTAGCAGAAGGGCTTGGTCCGGTCGGATCAAGTACCCAGGGTCCGTGACGTCGCCGCGCCACGGACCGGATCCCCGAGAGCGATCACGGGGATGAACAGTAGGAGCCGCAGTGGGACCAGCAACCTCTCACGGGCCGGGAGCCGCACCCGTCCTGACCGGGCATCACTCTTTACTCACCGCGGTCTGAGCCGTTGCCCGGCGCGCCCGCCGCGCTGATCACCGAGCCGTCTCCCCCTCACCGACGTCACGCACCCACCCTCCCGCGTCGACCGACGTCCGCCCGCCGGCATCCGTAGGCGGGTAACTCTCTGAGCGCTTTGCGCCCGAAGCGCCTGCCCTTCACCCGAGCTCACCGCCTTCACGCCGGTCCTCCGCGTGCCCGGCGCGCCTCCTTGCACCTCCCGCACCTCCCGTCCTCCGTCCTGCCCTCGGGCACCACACCCAGGAGATCGCTCATGTCGTCCAGCAGAAAGCCCCAGCTCCGTTCCGTCTGTCGAACAGCGTTCGCAGCGACCTCCGCCGCCCTCGCCGGCGTGCTCCTCGCGGCCTGCGGCGGCGGTGGCGGCAGCTCCACCGGTACGCAGAGCGGCCCCGTGCACATCAAGGTGTGGGCCTGGTACCCGCAGTTCAAGCAGGTCGTGGCCCAGTTCAACAAGACCCACAAGGACGTCCAGGTCGACTGGGTGCAGGCCGGCGTCGGCCAGGACGAGTACACCAAGCTGAAGACCGCGCTGAAGGCCGGCCAGGGCGCCCCGGACGTCGTCATGCTGGAGTTCCAGGAGCTGCCGACCATCCAGCTCACCAAGGGCCTGCTCGACATGGGCAAGTACGGCGCCAACGCCGACAAGGGCAACTACGTGTCCTGGGCCTGGAACCAGGCCTCCGACGGCGACCACGTCTACGCCATCCCGGTCGACGGCGGCCCGATGGCGATGATGTACCGGGCCGACCTCTTCAAGAAGTACAACCTGAAGGTGCCGACCACCTGGGCGGAGTACAAGGAGGAGGCGGCCAAGCTGCACAAGGCCGACCCCAGCGCCTACATGACCGACTTCGGCAGCGACGAGACGGCCGCCGGCTGGCGCCAGGGCCTGATGTGGCAGGCCGGCTCCCGCCCCTACAAGTACTCGGCGAGCAAGCTGCCGAACATCGGGGTGAAGCTCAACGACGACAACGCCAAGAAGGTGTACGACTACTGGGGCGACCTGGTCAAGAACAAGCTGGTCGACACCGCCTCGTACGCCACCACCGACTTCTACAACGGACTCGGCACCGGCAAGTACGCCACCTACATCGCGGCCGGCTGGGGCCCGGGCTACCTCTCCAGCGTCGCCGCGAAGACCTCCGGCAAGTGGCGCGTCGCCCCGCTGCCGCAGTGGACGGCGGGTGCGGGCGCCCAGGGCGACTGGGGCGGTTCGAGCTTCTCGGTGACCTCGCAGACCAAGCACCCCAAGGAGGCCACGGAGGTCGCCCGGGAGCTGTTCGGCACCTCCGAGGCAGCCTGGAAGATCGGCATCGACCAGGCCTACCTCTTCCCGCTGTCCAACCCGATCCTCAACGGGGCGTACTTCAAGTCCAAGAAGTACGACTTCTTCGGCGGCCAGCAGATCAACTCGGTGTTCGTGCCCGCCGCGAACGGCATCTCGACCTTCGACTGGAGCCCGTTCCAGGACTACGCCTACAACACCGACACCAGTGAGGTGGGCAAGGCCCTCCAGGGCCAGACCGCCTGGTCGTCCGTCAACGACAACGTCCAGCAGCAGGTGACCTCCTACGCGGGCAAGCAGGGATTCAAGGTCAGCAAGTAACCGGCCCGAGTCCCGACTCCCCACCGCCCCCGTCGGCGCGCCCGCGCCCGACAGCTCCGCCGCCGGCGGGGGCCCGCACCACGCGCAAGGAGAAGTGATGAGCCTGCTCCGACAGCAGGGATCCACCGCGACGGCACCGCCAAGTGCCGTCCCCGCGAGGGGACTTCGCACTCCCGTGGCGGGCCGGCGCCCCGGCGGGCTGTCCGCCCGCACCCGGCACAAGGGCATGGGCCTGCTGCTGGTCAGCCCGTTCCTCCTGCTCTTCCTGGCCTTCCTGGTGGCCCCGCTGTGCTACGCCTTCTGGCTCAGCCTGAGGACCGCCACCCTGGTCGGCGGCGACCACTTCAGCTGGTTCGCCAACTACCAGCAGACCTTCACCGACCCGAAGTTCCTGGCCGGCGTGCGCAGAGTCGTCGTCTTCGGTGTGGTGCAGATCCCGCTGATGCTCGGCCTCGCCCTGCTGGGCGCGCTGATCATCGACGAGGTCACCAGCAAGCTCGCCAAGGTCTTCCGGATGACCCTGTTCATGCCGTACGCCGTTCCCGCGGTGATCGGCGCCCTGATGTGGGGCTTCCTCTACAGCCCGACCTTCGGCCCGGTGAACTCGATCAGTAACTCGCTCGGCCTCGGCAAGGTCGACCTGCTGTCGCACGGTCTGATGCTGACCTCGCTCGGCAACATCGTGACCTGGCAGTGGACCGGCTACAACATGATCGTCCTGTACGCCGCCCTGCAGGGCCTGCCCCGCGAGGTCTACGAGGCGGCGAAGCTCGACGGCGCCGGCCAGGTGCAGACGGCCCTGCGCATCAAGATCCCGATGATCTCCTCGGCGATGGTGCTCGCGCTGATGTTCACCATCATCGGCACCCTGCAGTTCTTCACGGAGCCGCGGGTCCTGGAGCACAGCGCCTCCTCGGTGATCACACCGGACTACACGCCGAACCTGTACGCCTACAACCTGGCGTTCCAGTACTCGGAGTTCAACTACTCCGCCGCCATCTCCTTCTCCCTCGGAGCGGTGGTCTTCATCGGCTCCTACTTCTTCCTGTTCGCCACGCGCAAGAGGAGCGGACTGAAGTGACCACCGTCGCCGCACCCGCCGTAACCGCCGCCCCGGCCACCGGCCGTCGTCCGTCCGCCGCCCGTGGACGCGTCACCGTCAACGTGGTGATGGTGGCGATGATCCTGTACTTCCTGCTGCCGTTCTGGTGGCTGGTCGTCGCCGCCACCAAGGGCAACGACGCGCTGTTCTCCACCGCCGCCCTCTGGTTCCACTCGCCGGGCTCCTTCTTCACCAACCTCCAGCAGCTGTTCACGTACAACGACGGCGAGTACCTGCGCTGGATGGGCAACACCGCGGTCTACGCCGGTGTCAGCGGCGTCGGTGCCACCGCCGTGGCGACCCTCGCGGGCTACGCCTTCGCCAAGTACCGATTCCCCGGCCGCAACCTGCTCTTCTCCAGCCTCCTCGGCGCCATCATGGTGCCCGCCACCGCGCTGGCCATCCCCACCTATCTGCTGCTGAGCAAGGTGGCGCTGACCAACACCATGTGGGCGGTCATCCTGCCCCAGCTGCTCAACCCCTTCGGCGTCTACCTCGTACGGGTCTACGTCCAGGAGTCCCTGCCGGACGAGCTGCTGGAGGCGGCCCGCATGGACGGGGCCGGCGAGCTGCGCGTGCTGTGGTCGGTGGCGCTGCCGACCCTGAAGCCGGCGCTCGTCACCGTGCTGCTGTTCTCCATGGTCGGCACCTGGAACAACTTCTTCCTACCGCTGGTCATGCTCAACAACGACAAGCTGTTCCCGCTCACCGTCGGCCTGCAGTCCTGGTACGAGGGGGCGATGATCCAGTCCGGCGCAAACGCGCTGTTCACCCTGGTCATCGCGGGTTCCCTGGTGGCGATCCTGCCGCTGATCGTCACCTTCCTGCTCCTTCAGCGGTACTGGCGCGGCGGGTTGACCGTCGGAAGTCTCAAGTGATCCGGCGCGCCCGTCTGTTGACCTGACGGGCCCGCCCGTTCCCCCCTCTTCTCGCGCACCTCCCGGAGCGACCTTCATGCTGCACGCCTCCCTGACCGTCGACCCCGCCTTCCGCGTCGCCGACGTGAGTCCCCGTACCTTCGGCTCGTTCGTCGAGCACATGGGCCGCTGCGTCTACACCGGCATCTACGAGCCCGGCCATCCCCTTGCAGACGAGGACGGCCTGCGCCGTGACGTCCTGGACCTGGTGCGCGAGCTGGGCGTGACCGCCGTGCGCTACCCCGGCGGCAACTTCGTCTCCGGCTTCCGCTGGGAGGACAGCGTCGGCCCGGTCGCCGACCGCCCCACCCGTCTCGACCTCGCCTGGCACAGCACCGAGACCAACGCGTTTGGCCTGCACGAGTTCCACCGCTGGGCCGAGAAGGCCGGCGTCGAGCCGATGATGGCCCTCAACCTCGGCACCCGGGGCGTCGCCGAGGCCCTGGACCTGCTGGAGTACTGCAACCACCCGGGCGGCACCGCCTGGTCCGACCAGCGGATCAAGAACGGCGCCCCCGACCCCTTCGGCATCCGCATGTGGTGCCTGGGCAACGAGATGGACGGCCCCTGGCAGACCGGCCACAAGACCGCCCAGGAGTACGGCCGCATCGCCGCCGAGGCCGCCCGGGCCATGCGCATGATCGATCCGAAGCTCGAACTGGTCGCGTGCGGCAGCTCCAGCTCCTCCATGCCGACCTTCGGCGCCTGGGAGGCCACGGTCCTGGAGGAGGCGTACGACCAGGTCGACTACATCTCCTGTCACGCCTACTACGAGGAACTGGACGGCGACCTCGGCAGCTTCCTGGCCTCCGGAGTCGACATGGACCACTTCGTCGACTCGGTGGTCGCCACCGCCGACCACATCCGGGCCAAGCTGCGCCGCAAGAAGCGGATCAACCTCTCCTTCGACGAGTGGAACGTCTGGTACAACACCCGTTTCGAGGCGGCGGAGAAGCCCACCGAGTGGGCCGTCGCCCCGCGCGTGATCGAGGACGAGTACAACGTCGCCGACGCCGTCGTCGTCGGCGGGCTGCTGATCAGCCTGCTGCGGCACAGCGACCGCGTCACCGCCGCCTGCCTCGCCCAGCTGGTCAACGTCATCGCCCCGATCCGCAGTGAGGCCGGCGGTCCCAGCTGGCGGCAGACCACCTTCCACCCCTTCGCCCAGGCCGCCCGGCACGCCCGCGGGACGGTCCTGCGCGTGGAGCCGGTGGCACCGACGTATGAGACGAAACGTTTCGGCGAGGTCTCCGTCGTCGACGCCGTGGCCACGCACCTCGCGGAGGCGGACGGCGCCGACGAGCTCACCGTCTTCGCCGTCAACCGGCACCAGAGCGAGAACGTCGAACTCGCCCTCGACCTGCGCTCGTTTCCCGGCTACATGCCGGTCGAGCACTCGGTGCTGAGCGACCCCGACATCCGCGCCGCCAACACCCAGGACGACCCCGACCGGGTACGGCCGTACGCCGCCGGCACCGGTTCCGTCACCGACGGACGCCTCACCGCGAGCCTGCCGCCGGTCTCCTGGAACGTCATCCGGCTGCGCCGCGCCGGCTGACCCACCCCTCGGACACCCGCCGCTCCTTGTTCTCCCCGGAAAGCGGCGGGCCCCGCACCACCCCCTCTTCCCGGACGTTCCTTGGGAGCCGCCCATGTCCACCACCAGGGAAGGCGCCATACTCCGCGCCGTACCCCGCACCCAGGCGATCACCCTGCTGCTGGCCCTGCTCGCAGCCGCCGTCGCCCTCGTCCTGCCCGCAGCCGGCCCGGCGCACGCCATCTCGCGCGCCTCGCAGACGATGTACACCCCGCCGTCGAACGCCCCGTCCCCCGGCTCGCTCTACCCGCGCGCCGTGCGCCTGCAGTACAGCGGATCCTCCGACGGCACCCTGCTCGCCACCTTCGAGCAGTACAGCTCGGGCACCCCGGTCTTCCCGATCTACCGCAGCACCGACAACGGCAACAACT
The sequence above is drawn from the Streptomyces sp. SLBN-31 genome and encodes:
- a CDS encoding GAF domain-containing protein, with amino-acid sequence MDVLLSELQEHVQRVRDSRDQMQTLLDAVVAIGSDLELGDLLRRIVQSAVELVDAEYGALGVLGEEGRIRQFITVGMDEETIARIGHYPEGHGILGLLIREPHSLRLEELGAHPDAVGFPSGHPPMRTFLGAPVQVRDRVFGNLYLTDKRDGRQFDAEDEAVLRSLAAAAGVAIDNARLYDESRHRERQLAAGADLTRALLSGEPPTRILRSLADTVREMTRADLVTLALPVGDGEELVVETAAGRRAEDVLGLALTATSLASKVYATGQTISSDGLSDDPRSTGGSASVVPLGPGFFVPVGGRERVRGVLQVANEPGGGQFNEAVVDMVKSFADQAALALEIAEHRRDAEQLALLGDRDRIARDLHDLVIQRLFADALTLQSVLVRVSGRPEATERLQRVVDDLDDTIKVIRSTIFGLQHRDRPSRGSGLRSRLTALVDEATTTLGFPPALRMTGLIDTDVSPWHADHLLAVLREALSNAARHAHATAVEIAVAAAEGVLRLTVADNGGGIGPDVTRSSGLTNMRTRAEELDGSLAITPRAPTGTHVEWTVPLSPYPGTRPTK
- a CDS encoding LacI family DNA-binding transcriptional regulator → MAKGVTLRDVAELAGVSSRTVSNVVNGYAPVAEATRLRVQQAVDKLGYRPNVLARNLAAGRSGQIAVVVPYLDTPYFAELLQGIIRAARVQGYNVLIDQTDGDAEHEKLFLSRGSQHLLFDGVIFSPLGLAQSDLTERDPSLPLVVLGERVSDGSFDHIGIDDVAASLEATEHLLGLGRRHVAAIGDQPYRTGEAAQLRTRGYWLAHERAGLPVREELVVSTPRFNRADGATAMAHLLDLEEPPDAVFCYSDLVALGALHTLASRGLRVPEDVAVVGYDDIEDGRYSNPSVTTVSPDKKVIAETAVERLLKRIGSSTPVPGMEIRAPHRLIPRASTIGRQAAAADGS
- a CDS encoding ABC transporter substrate-binding protein — protein: MSSSRKPQLRSVCRTAFAATSAALAGVLLAACGGGGGSSTGTQSGPVHIKVWAWYPQFKQVVAQFNKTHKDVQVDWVQAGVGQDEYTKLKTALKAGQGAPDVVMLEFQELPTIQLTKGLLDMGKYGANADKGNYVSWAWNQASDGDHVYAIPVDGGPMAMMYRADLFKKYNLKVPTTWAEYKEEAAKLHKADPSAYMTDFGSDETAAGWRQGLMWQAGSRPYKYSASKLPNIGVKLNDDNAKKVYDYWGDLVKNKLVDTASYATTDFYNGLGTGKYATYIAAGWGPGYLSSVAAKTSGKWRVAPLPQWTAGAGAQGDWGGSSFSVTSQTKHPKEATEVARELFGTSEAAWKIGIDQAYLFPLSNPILNGAYFKSKKYDFFGGQQINSVFVPAANGISTFDWSPFQDYAYNTDTSEVGKALQGQTAWSSVNDNVQQQVTSYAGKQGFKVSK
- a CDS encoding carbohydrate ABC transporter permease codes for the protein MSLLRQQGSTATAPPSAVPARGLRTPVAGRRPGGLSARTRHKGMGLLLVSPFLLLFLAFLVAPLCYAFWLSLRTATLVGGDHFSWFANYQQTFTDPKFLAGVRRVVVFGVVQIPLMLGLALLGALIIDEVTSKLAKVFRMTLFMPYAVPAVIGALMWGFLYSPTFGPVNSISNSLGLGKVDLLSHGLMLTSLGNIVTWQWTGYNMIVLYAALQGLPREVYEAAKLDGAGQVQTALRIKIPMISSAMVLALMFTIIGTLQFFTEPRVLEHSASSVITPDYTPNLYAYNLAFQYSEFNYSAAISFSLGAVVFIGSYFFLFATRKRSGLK
- a CDS encoding carbohydrate ABC transporter permease, whose translation is MTTVAAPAVTAAPATGRRPSAARGRVTVNVVMVAMILYFLLPFWWLVVAATKGNDALFSTAALWFHSPGSFFTNLQQLFTYNDGEYLRWMGNTAVYAGVSGVGATAVATLAGYAFAKYRFPGRNLLFSSLLGAIMVPATALAIPTYLLLSKVALTNTMWAVILPQLLNPFGVYLVRVYVQESLPDELLEAARMDGAGELRVLWSVALPTLKPALVTVLLFSMVGTWNNFFLPLVMLNNDKLFPLTVGLQSWYEGAMIQSGANALFTLVIAGSLVAILPLIVTFLLLQRYWRGGLTVGSLK
- a CDS encoding alpha-N-arabinofuranosidase, whose translation is MLHASLTVDPAFRVADVSPRTFGSFVEHMGRCVYTGIYEPGHPLADEDGLRRDVLDLVRELGVTAVRYPGGNFVSGFRWEDSVGPVADRPTRLDLAWHSTETNAFGLHEFHRWAEKAGVEPMMALNLGTRGVAEALDLLEYCNHPGGTAWSDQRIKNGAPDPFGIRMWCLGNEMDGPWQTGHKTAQEYGRIAAEAARAMRMIDPKLELVACGSSSSSMPTFGAWEATVLEEAYDQVDYISCHAYYEELDGDLGSFLASGVDMDHFVDSVVATADHIRAKLRRKKRINLSFDEWNVWYNTRFEAAEKPTEWAVAPRVIEDEYNVADAVVVGGLLISLLRHSDRVTAACLAQLVNVIAPIRSEAGGPSWRQTTFHPFAQAARHARGTVLRVEPVAPTYETKRFGEVSVVDAVATHLAEADGADELTVFAVNRHQSENVELALDLRSFPGYMPVEHSVLSDPDIRAANTQDDPDRVRPYAAGTGSVTDGRLTASLPPVSWNVIRLRRAG